The window AAAACTTCCTATCTTTGTTCTTATTTCCAGTCTCCTAGGCAATAATCATGTGCTAATAatgattaattatttacattttaataagATACTCAAGCTtatatttaattcaattcaatgCAACAGATTTAACTATACTGTGTCACTTTCTGTCGACGACGTCTCCGACGGCAATAAAATCTTCCacaaaaagaagaaatttaAACCATAATCCTAACAAACaccataattataaaataatatataatcttagAAAGAAGAAATTTAAACCATAATTGATAATGCTAACAAACACGATAATAATTTAAGGATAATTAATTCACAGAGACCAAAATGCACTTGGCTTCTCCAATGCATAAAAGCGTTGTTTCATCACTTTCAAAGACCTTTGCAATGCAATTTCATCTCTTTGTTAAAGGGTCCCTCTTTGTTCGCTCCGTCAACTCTGTTTTGCTCACGTACTCGTGCAccccaagaaaaaaaaatctcgtttttaacatatatatacactccCACATTGATAAGAGTTTCGTATATTTTGATACACTACatcacacacactcacactAGTCTCCACTATCTAAAGCTTCAATCTTTACACTCTTTAACAGCCCTTTTCATCTTTTACATTGAAAACCCACCAATAATATAGCTTGGAGGCTTAtctttttgatatatttgataAGATTATGGGGATTAGTGATTTGTTTTTGGTGTCTGGTGGGGGTAATATTGGGCTTAAGCCCATTTTTCTACATGGGTTTTCTGGGGTTTTGCATTTGGTGTTCTTGTTTATGTTGTTAGGTTCTTGGGTGTTTAAGAGATTTAGTGGGAAACAAGGGTTTAGTGGTGATAATGTTGTGAGGTGGGGTTATTATAGATTGGCCTTGTTGACTAGTTGGGGTTTGGCTATTTTTAGTGTGGTGATTTGTTTGTTGAGTAATTTTTATTGGTATAGAAATGGATGGTCTGATGATAAGGTTTTGGTGATTTTTGATTCAGTGAGTAAAGCAGTTACTTGGGTGGTGGTTTCTGTTTATGTTAGTACTCAGGTGAAAAATTCAGGTGAAGTTAAGTACCCTTTAGTGTTGAGGGTCTGGTGGTGTTTTTACTTTTCGATATCGTGTTATTCTGTTGTTCTTGACTATGTTTTCTACATAAAGCACCAGTCTTTAGAGCTTCAGTTTGTGGTTTCTGATGCATTGTATGTAGTTACAGGGTTGTTGTTGTGTTTTGTGGGGTTTATGGGTAGAAGTGAGGTAAGTGGAAATGAAAATGGAAATGGCCTTTTGCAAGAACCCCTTTTGAGTGCTGACTCGAATGGGTTGAGTAATGGGGTAGAGTTTAGGGAGTCTCGAGGAGGTGAGACTGTGACCCCGTATGCCAGTGCTAATATATTTAGTACCCTTACTTTCCATTGGATTGATTCTGTGGTTGCATTGGGATTTAAGAAGCCACTAGACCTCGAGGATGTTCCTCAGCTTGCAAGTATGGATAGTGTCAAAGGAGCATTTCCACGTTTAAGTGATGAGTTAAGGTTTGGTGGGGGTGATAATAGTATAATGACCACGTCTAGGCTAGTGAAGGCACTGATGTATACAACGTGGAAAGAATATTTGTTCACCGCGGTTTTGGCATTTGTAAACACTGTGTCTACCTATGTTGGTCCCTACCTCATAGATTCGCTAGTTCAGTACCTGAATGGACGTCGTGAGTTCAAAAATGAAGGCTACTTCTTAGTTTCTGCATTTGTTATTGCAAAAGTTATTGAGTCTTTGACGGTGAGGCAATGGTACTTTAAGTTGCAACAGGTTGGAAATAGAGCCAAGGCAGCTTTGATTGCCCTAGTCTACCACAAGGGATTGACCCTCTCAGGTCAATCAAAGAAGAGTCACACCAGCGGGGAGATCATAAATTTCATGACTGTGGATGCAGAGAGGATAGGCGACTTCAGCTGGTACATGCATGATCCATGGCTGGTCTTCCTTCAGGTCAGTTTAGCATTGgggattttatataaaaatcttgGACTTGCTTCAATTGCCACGTTCTTTGCAACCGTGATAGTGATGCTAGCAAATGTTCCATTGGGGAGATTAACAGAGGATTATCAAACTAATCTAATGGAATCCAAAGATCAGAGGATGAAGGCAACGTCAGAAATTTTAAGGAACATGAGAATTCTCAAGCTTCAGGGCTGGGAAATGAAATTTTTGTCTAAAATTATGGAGCTTAGAAATACTGAGGCTGTATGGTTGAAAAAGTATGTGTTTACTAATGCCTTCATTACTTTTATCTTTTGGGGTACTCCTACGTTTGTGGCTATGGTAACTTTTGGTACATGTATACTTCTTGGGATCCCACTTGAATCCGGAAAGATTTTATCTGCTCTTGCAACATTTAGAATCCTTCAGGAACCTATTTATAGTCTTCCAGACGTAATTACAATGATTATTCAGACCAAAGTTTCGCTTGACAGGATTTCCTCATTCCTTCGTCTTGATGACATTCAGACAGATGTTGTTAAGAGGCTTCCAGTAGGCAGTTGTGATACTGCAGTTGAAATAGTCGATGGAACCTTTTCCTGGGATGTATGCTCTCCTAATCCAACACTCAAAGATATCAATTTCAAAGTGTCTCGTGGCATGCGGGTGGCTGTGTGTGGTATTGTTGGATCGGGAAAGTCGAGCCTATTGTCTTGTATTCTCGGGGAAGTACCAAGACTTTCAGGAGTTATTGAGATAAGTGGAACAAAGGCGTACGTTGCTCAATCTCCGTGGATTCAGAGTGGAAAGATAGAAGATAATATATTGTTTGGTAAAGAGATGGACAGAGAAAGGTACGAGAAGGTTCTTGAAGCATGCTGCTTAAAAAAGGATCTTGAAATTCTTTCCTTTGGAGATCAAACAGTAATAGGGGAGAGGGGAATAAATTTAAGTGGTGGCCAGAAGCAGAGAATACAAATTGCCCGTGCTCTCTACCAAGATGCGGACATATATCTCTTTGATGATCCATTCAGCGCGGTGGATGCTCATACAGGATCTCATCTTTTCAAGGTGATCATTTGTGCACCACTTTATTCTTAAGGCACTACAATCTTATTTGCATATTTAAAACATACCCTATAACAAGTTTTATCAGACTTTATTCAtctaataaaatttatgtttcCATTCAAAGGAACGTTGCCAGCAATTCTGCTCTATTTCTTGTTGTCAGTTCTCCTTTATCTTCTTTTTGAACAGATAATATTATCAGGACATTATTTGACAAGTATTATGTGACAGGAGTGCTTACTGGGGCTTTTGGAGTCGAAAACAGTGATATACATTACTCATCAAGTAGAGTTCCTGCCTGCTGCAGACCTCATACTTGTAAGACATGTTCTTATTGTGCAACTCCTTCCTTTACATTGTGAGAACACCTTTTTTTAGCTAATACCTTCTTTTATCAGGTGATGAAAGGTGGCCGCATTGCACAATCTGGAAAATATGGAGATATACTCAATTCAGGGAGCGAGTTTATGGAACTTGTGGGTGCCCATAAGACAGCTTTATCTGCCCTTGATTCCATGAATGCTGTTTCAGCATCCAAAGCTCTGAATGTTGGTGAAGATAGAAACGTTGGAGGTGATAATAACTCAAAAGAAACCAGTAAAGTTGAAGATGGTAAACCACCAGAAGATATAGCAAGCCTAAAAGGACAGATTGTTCAAgaagaagagagagagaaagggagAGTTGGTTTCATAGTCTATTGGAAATATATTACAACAGCATATGGGGGTGCTCTTGTGCCCTTCATATTATTGTCCcaagttttatttcagattctTCAGATTGGAAGCAATTACTGGATGGCATGGGCAAGTCCAGTGTCCGAAAGTGCGGCACCTCCTGTTGAAAGTTCTACGCTTCTGATAGTTTATGTAGCATTGGCAGTAGGAAGTTCCTTTTGCATCCTTGCCAGAGCCATGTCTGTTGCAGCTGCTGGGTACCAAACAGCCGCAGTGCTCTTCCAGAAAATGCATTTGAGCATTTTCCGTGCTCCAATGTCTTTCTTTGATTCCACACCAAGTGGGCGCATCTTAAATAGAGTAAGTACATTCACTTGATTCTTTTATTGCATTGCTATTGAGAACTTCTATGACTTTGTAGTTTACATTCTGGTTTATACAGGCATCTACAGACCAGAGTACAGTTGATTTAAACATGCCTTATCAAGTTGGGACTTTTGCCTTTTCCATCATACAACTTCTTGGGGTTATTGCTGTAATGTGTCAGGTGTCATGGTGGATCTTTTTGGTTTTTATTCCTATCATTGCATTATGCATTTGGTTACAGGTACACTCAACGTCCTTTTGTATTTTCTTACAAGACAATAACATATAGGTGTTTCCTTCTATATCTAGGTTTTTTTTCTCTCAATTTATCTGGAAACAAGTTTAACAGCCTTTCATTGGTATTCTTTTATAAGTAGCATTAGTAGTGGATAGATACACTAGCGAGTAGGAAGAGTCATGAACGTAATTTGTAGCTTATTCTGCCATATGTTCTGGTATAGATGAAACTAGTTAGCAGGTGCAACTTGAATTGAACTCCTTAATTTTTTGATCATAACTTTTCTTCgttctttgtatatatttttcagcaATATTACTTGCCTGCAGCACGGGAACTAGCACGATTAATTGGGGTCAGTAAAGCTCCAGTCATCCAACATTTTGCTGAAACAATCTCAGGATCAACTACAATTAGGAGCTTTGATCAAGAACGCAGATTTCGTGACACGAGTATGAAGTTGATTGATGCAAACTCTCGGCCAAAGTTTCACACTGCTGGTGCAATGGAGTGGCTATGCTTCCGCTTGGATATTTTGGCTAATCTTACATTCGCCTTTTCCTTAATTTTGTTGATATCTATCCCCGAGGGAACAATTTCTCCGAGTAAGTGATACTTATGTATTACTAGTATTGATAATTCAAAGTCAGCTTATTTAAATCTATTGTTTTCCTTTCCTACTCCTCTACCGATGTCATTCATATATGGAAAACATTTGCATATGCAGGCTTAGCAGGCTTAGCAGTTACGTATGGGCTTACTCTAAATATGTTACAAGGTTGGGTTATATGGAACCTTTGCAATTTGGAGAATAGAATTATATCAGTTGAAAGAATACTTCAGTATGCTTCTATCCAGAGTGAGCCTCCTCTTGTCGTAGAACAAAATAGACCAGATGATAATTGGCCATCTTCTGGTAAAGTTGATATTTGTAATCTTCAGGTACTTTTTACTCAAGTTCTTATTCTGACTTGGTGGCTGCATTATCAGTAATATTTCCCTTTTCTTATAAAGAGTTTGTTGACTTGGTTGTAGGTACGGTATGCCCCTCATATGCCTCTTGTTTTGCGAGGTCTTACTTGCACCTTCCAGGGAGGAAAGAAGAATGGAATTGTAGGGAGAACTGGAAGTGGTAAATCAACTCTTATACAAACAATATTCCGTATTGTGGAACCAACCACCGGTAAAATCTCTATAGACGGTATCGACATATCCTTGATAGGATTGCACGACTTGCGATCTAGATTAAGCATTATTCCGCAAGATCCAACCATGTTTGAGGGGACAGTGCGAAGCAATCTGGACCCTCTTGAAGAGTATACAGATGAACAAATTTGGGAGGTGGGTTGTAACAGTTCTAATGTTATATGTTAACTGTTCATTAGACCATAAGATTAAAGGATTTCTATCAGCACACTGATCTCTATGTactacatattaatatttgggGATATGATCGGCAGGTTCTTGACAAGTGCCAATTAGGCGAGGAAGTCAGAAACAAGGAGAAAAAGCTCGATTCAACAGGTTAGCCTCATCTCCCCCTATAAGGTTTCTTAACTTGTTTGGTGACTCCTGGTCATTGATGTCGCCCTAATTTGTGCAGTATCAGAGAATGGGGAGAATTGGAGTGTGGGACAAAGGCAATTAGTATGTCTCGGTCGTGTGTTACTCAAGAAAAGCAAAGTTTTAATCCTTGACGAGGCGACTGCATCAGTTGATACAGCTACTGATAATATGATCCAGGAGACTCTGAGGCAACACTTTACGGATTCCACAGTCTTAACCATAGCACATAGAATAACATCTGTGCTCGACAGTGATATGGTTCTTGTGTTAGATAACGGTATGTCtaaattaatttcatttcaCTAACAACACAGATTATCCAGAGAAGTGGATTGCTTATAGGTAATAATACACTGATTTTATTTTACGCATGCAGGATTGGTTGAAGAATACGATACTCCTGCAAAATTGCTGGAGAACAAATCGTCGTCGTTCTCCAAGCTAGTAGCAGAGTACAGTGTAAGATCAAATACAAGTTTCGAAAATAAAGGAAAACCTTGAATGTCAGAAATCTATTCAGGCACCATGGAACCATTATGATGATGAAGAAAAACGAGACTGAGCATTGATTAGTTGTTGAGTTAATTAGTAATGTGTACTCTACTCAATAAAGATTAACTATTTGAGAGTTTGGTTATAGCTTAGCGGCAAGACTTTTTCCAAAGGCCAAGAGTTCGGCATTCTCACTTCTTTAAGATATTTTTAAAGCATTATAAAATGATGATTCCCTCTTGCTcaggaaaaaacaaaaaaaaaaaacgttatGTAATTtcctagatttttaaaattattttgtgcATATATATAATGCCAAAATCTCGTGGAAGAAAATATTATCGTGTCTGCCCCTCTACGCGTACTAAGGCCATGAAGATTAAATAATTCCAACcctttttttatgattatttgCAAGTGGCGACATGACTGTAATTGAGGCCACTAACTTTAGGGCAGAGATAAAactaaccttttttttttttttaattacaaaaatgGGTGATAAAACTAACTTAATGAAAGGCTGTATATTCCAACAGATGAGACGAGCTCTAACCAGATTTGGTGGAAAAATGTCAGTTTTCGGATATAGTTTGATGGGGTTGTTTGGCATGGCTTAAATGCTCTTTCGCAATTATTGATACGGTttaagttaaaaaataattataattcgaCTTTTTATAAGTCAGAATATGAGAAattaaaaattctaatttttttaataatttgtttttattttttaaaatttgattttgcaaaatatataaataaccgcttttaaaaataaataattatttattattatattcatttttttataataaacaagttgtaaatacaaaaaaattatctaaataaataaattaagaattactttttacttataataagtgcttttttcaagttttatttatataatcaataaacGCTTCTTTTAAGTTGTGTCAAACTCGcattaataaaaacataatacacACTATCTTTGTTACGTTATCAGAAtcgataattttattaattttatcggGTATTAATGTAACTGAGGTTAGAAAATATCAGCGTATATAATCCAACAAAACACAGCTATGACCAAGGGATATCCTCAATAGGATCAAACCACAGGGTGATTAGCGCTATTTCGCAAGCATCTCAAAAGGAACATATAGTAAAAACTAAGCAGCAACGTAAAGAATTATAGTAGAATGAAGTACAATAATAAAATCTACACTTGTATAGCCCAAGCATGAGCATTTGAGGGAAACATCCAGTTCTATTTTACAAGCTACAAAACTTTCTCGCGGCATAAGAGGGAACGTGTGTTCATCTCCCTCGGTGTACTCTCATACAAATGTGAGATGATACTGTATATAAGTCTCTTTTTaactatgatataaatatatactgatATAATACTGTAGAAGTGTCTGTTTAACTATGATAGGGATATATTCTGGGATCCAAAAACTTTTATCGTCAAAGATATAATCTTGGTCAGCTGTAGTTGATGTATAGTATCTGAAATAAGTTAACATGTGTTAGAACAAGCTTAAAACAAGAAACCAAAAGCAAAGCCGCAAAGCTCAACTCCTCTATGCATGTATATGTAAAGCTAGGTATAAATGGAGCTAATGACCCTTCTTTCCAATCACTATGATGTAATTTTGCCAATCGATTTTTAGCAACTGCTGACTGGACCTGAAGTAAAGGTGTCGTGCATATATGATGGAATTGAAATGTACGAGCAATAGGTAATACCTTGAATACATACACTGGGACTTGTTGTCAAGCAATTTCAGGAGTG of the Daucus carota subsp. sativus chromosome 4, DH1 v3.0, whole genome shotgun sequence genome contains:
- the LOC108218834 gene encoding ABC transporter C family member 3 — translated: MGISDLFLVSGGGNIGLKPIFLHGFSGVLHLVFLFMLLGSWVFKRFSGKQGFSGDNVVRWGYYRLALLTSWGLAIFSVVICLLSNFYWYRNGWSDDKVLVIFDSVSKAVTWVVVSVYVSTQVKNSGEVKYPLVLRVWWCFYFSISCYSVVLDYVFYIKHQSLELQFVVSDALYVVTGLLLCFVGFMGRSEVSGNENGNGLLQEPLLSADSNGLSNGVEFRESRGGETVTPYASANIFSTLTFHWIDSVVALGFKKPLDLEDVPQLASMDSVKGAFPRLSDELRFGGGDNSIMTTSRLVKALMYTTWKEYLFTAVLAFVNTVSTYVGPYLIDSLVQYLNGRREFKNEGYFLVSAFVIAKVIESLTVRQWYFKLQQVGNRAKAALIALVYHKGLTLSGQSKKSHTSGEIINFMTVDAERIGDFSWYMHDPWLVFLQVSLALGILYKNLGLASIATFFATVIVMLANVPLGRLTEDYQTNLMESKDQRMKATSEILRNMRILKLQGWEMKFLSKIMELRNTEAVWLKKYVFTNAFITFIFWGTPTFVAMVTFGTCILLGIPLESGKILSALATFRILQEPIYSLPDVITMIIQTKVSLDRISSFLRLDDIQTDVVKRLPVGSCDTAVEIVDGTFSWDVCSPNPTLKDINFKVSRGMRVAVCGIVGSGKSSLLSCILGEVPRLSGVIEISGTKAYVAQSPWIQSGKIEDNILFGKEMDRERYEKVLEACCLKKDLEILSFGDQTVIGERGINLSGGQKQRIQIARALYQDADIYLFDDPFSAVDAHTGSHLFKECLLGLLESKTVIYITHQVEFLPAADLILVMKGGRIAQSGKYGDILNSGSEFMELVGAHKTALSALDSMNAVSASKALNVGEDRNVGGDNNSKETSKVEDGKPPEDIASLKGQIVQEEEREKGRVGFIVYWKYITTAYGGALVPFILLSQVLFQILQIGSNYWMAWASPVSESAAPPVESSTLLIVYVALAVGSSFCILARAMSVAAAGYQTAAVLFQKMHLSIFRAPMSFFDSTPSGRILNRASTDQSTVDLNMPYQVGTFAFSIIQLLGVIAVMCQVSWWIFLVFIPIIALCIWLQQYYLPAARELARLIGVSKAPVIQHFAETISGSTTIRSFDQERRFRDTSMKLIDANSRPKFHTAGAMEWLCFRLDILANLTFAFSLILLISIPEGTISPSLAGLAVTYGLTLNMLQGWVIWNLCNLENRIISVERILQYASIQSEPPLVVEQNRPDDNWPSSGKVDICNLQVRYAPHMPLVLRGLTCTFQGGKKNGIVGRTGSGKSTLIQTIFRIVEPTTGKISIDGIDISLIGLHDLRSRLSIIPQDPTMFEGTVRSNLDPLEEYTDEQIWEVLDKCQLGEEVRNKEKKLDSTVSENGENWSVGQRQLVCLGRVLLKKSKVLILDEATASVDTATDNMIQETLRQHFTDSTVLTIAHRITSVLDSDMVLVLDNGLVEEYDTPAKLLENKSSSFSKLVAEYSVRSNTSFENKGKP